From Triticum aestivum cultivar Chinese Spring chromosome 4A, IWGSC CS RefSeq v2.1, whole genome shotgun sequence, a single genomic window includes:
- the LOC123085305 gene encoding protein MOS2, with protein sequence MEKEKKLSFSIPSKLRPPKPPRPAAGADSSAASGNSASAAAAPAQQFVTEFDPSQTLAAGAASAVIAPLPNSGHFLNHRSRKPSSLPTPEEEAALAASTAGGPTFVLDTSEAPDNPSSHIGYGLTRRGADADAEADATEPGKTQSSKESEKKPTSPARDGGSSGDLMLRRYKEDMASLPDHRGIDEFEEVPVEGFGAALLAGYGWSEGKGLGRNNKEDTKVVEYNRRAGTLGLGYDPSEADPKKTRSGDWVIGGKKPTENGGKKSAENGNAKKRDMDKEDRVRERDSSSRQKRSGDLRAEREVREKERKSRDSREEKSSRDVGNKVRWLQSNIRVRVVNERFSRRLYLQKAKIVDVVGPTTCDIMMDDGSELVQGVEQDMLETVLPRTNGQVLVLCGKHKGVYGHLVEKNSEAETAVVEDADTKDMVRVKYDQIAEYVGDPELLGH encoded by the coding sequence ATGGAGAAGGAGAAGAAGCTGTCCTTCTCCATCCCTTCCAAGCTCAGGCCgcccaagccgccccgccccgccgccggcgctgATTCCTCCGCCGCCAGCGGCAACTCCGCTTCCGCGGCCGCTGCCCCCGCCCAGCAATTCGTCACCGAGTTCGATCCgtcgcaaaccctagccgccggcgccGCGTCCGCCGTCATCGCGcccctccccaactccggccactTCCTCAACCACCGCTCCCGCAAACCCTCCTCCCTCCCGACCCCCGAGGAGGAGGCCGCCCTTGCGGCCTCCACCGCCGGTGGCCCCACATTCGTGCTCGACACCTCCGAGGCCCCCGACAACCCCTCCTCCCACATAGGGTATGGCCTCACCCGACgcggcgccgacgccgacgccgaggctGACGCCACGGAGCCGGGTAAGACGCAGTCTTCCAAGGAATCAGAGAAGAAGCCGACCTCTCCAGCCAGAGATGGCGGCTCCAGCGGTGACCTTATGCTGCGACGGTACAAGGAGGACATGGCCAGCCTCCCTGACCACCGTGGTATAGATGAGTTTGAGGAGGTGCCTGTGGAGGGCTTCGGTGCTGCCCTCCTTGCTGGTTACGGCTGGTCGGAAGGCAAAGGGCTCGGCCGCAATAACAAGGAAGATACCAAGGTTGTTGAGTATAACCGCCGTGCCGGTACGCTGGGATTAGGTTACGACCCTTCTGAGGCAGACCCTAAGAAGACTCGCTCCGGCGACTGGGTTATTGGTGGAAAGAAGCCGACAGAGAATGGTGGAAAGAAGTCCGCAGAGAATGGAAATGCAAAGAAGAGAGATATGGACAAGGAAGACAGAGTCCGGGAGAGGGATTCAAGTTCCCGACAGAAGAGATCTGGTGATCTTAGGGCCGAGAGGGAGGttcgagagaaagagagaaaatCTCGGGATAGTCGAGAAGAAAAGAGTAGCCGCGATGTTGGTAACAAAGTGCGCTGGTTACAGAGCAATATTAGGGTTAGAGTGGTTAATGAGAGGTTCAGCAGAAGGTTGTACCTGCAGAAGGCAAAAATTGTCGATGTGGTTGGACCAACGACATGTGACATAATGATGGATGACGGGTCAGAGCTTGTGCAGGGGGTGGAGCAGGATATGCTTGAAACAGTCCTGCCACGGACAAACGGCCAAGTGCTTGTGCTCTGTGGGAAGCACAAGGGGGTGTATGGGCATCTGGTAGAGAAGAATTCAGAGGCAGAGACTGCAGTAGTGGAGGATGCGGATACAAAAGACATGGTGCGTGTGAAATATGATCAGATTGCAGAGTACGTTGGGGACCCAGAATTGCTTGGGCATTGA